From Bacillus sp. Bos-x628, the proteins below share one genomic window:
- a CDS encoding cytosolic protein produces the protein MTLGQKMKQFISNHTETSDRHPVSELKSRYYKSTNKQVFEVVEAMLSRKDSFQVTSVSAERGEISAKIRTPKKAFIVATVISIRPFETAVDFNVTTETALPMDFGYSKKTVLSLYEELDKQLPRIDRS, from the coding sequence ATGACTTTAGGACAAAAAATGAAACAATTCATTTCAAATCATACGGAAACGTCTGATCGCCACCCGGTGTCAGAATTGAAGAGCCGTTACTACAAATCGACAAACAAGCAAGTATTTGAAGTGGTGGAAGCGATGCTTTCCCGAAAAGATTCATTTCAGGTGACATCTGTTTCAGCAGAACGAGGTGAAATCAGTGCGAAAATACGAACACCTAAAAAAGCCTTTATTGTGGCAACTGTCATTTCAATTCGTCCTTTTGAAACAGCTGTCGATTTTAACGTGACAACAGAAACGGCACTGCCCATGGACTTTGGTTATAGTAAAAAGACTGTTCTGTCCCTTTATGAAGAATTAGATAAACAACTTCCAAGAATAGATCGGAGCTGA
- the nrdR gene encoding transcriptional regulator NrdR, translating into MKCPTCQHLGTRVLDSRPVDEGKSIRRRRECESCQYRFTTFEKLEELPLIVVKKEGIREEFSREKMLRGLIKACEKRPVALKQLEDVCFNIEKELRNQGISEVKSELVGEMVMDELAKIDEVSYVRFASVYRQFKDINVFIDELKDLLKKER; encoded by the coding sequence ATGAAATGTCCCACATGTCAGCACCTAGGTACAAGGGTGCTTGATTCAAGACCAGTAGATGAAGGGAAATCCATCCGTCGTAGAAGAGAATGCGAAAGCTGCCAATACCGCTTTACAACGTTTGAAAAATTAGAAGAATTGCCTCTGATTGTTGTGAAAAAAGAAGGCATTCGAGAAGAATTTAGCCGAGAAAAGATGCTGAGAGGACTTATCAAAGCCTGTGAAAAGCGCCCTGTTGCCTTAAAGCAGCTAGAAGATGTCTGCTTTAACATCGAAAAAGAACTTCGTAATCAAGGGATATCAGAGGTGAAAAGTGAGCTTGTTGGTGAAATGGTGATGGACGAGCTGGCGAAAATTGATGAAGTGTCTTACGTCAGGTTTGCATCGGTGTATCGCCAATTTAAAGATATCAATGTATTTATTGATGAATTAAAAGATTTATTAAAGAAAGAACGCTGA
- a CDS encoding replication initiation and membrane attachment family protein, translating into MTEHWKEVLAVDPYVVKSASLLGDIDRQLITLLYQPLIGMSAFSLYMTLWGELEQNRIWGKPAPHRQLMVMLQTNLNDIFEERLKLEAIGLLRTYEQETEDGRLFTYELVPPLRPDEFFQDGMLNVLLYHRVEKAKYMQLRDYFSYPSVPAEAKNISRSFEEVFHVLQPSERKMTEEINQASLLENGYEYVTVGDAQSAPLSDDSFDFDLLLAGMSDMMIPRKALTKQVKETIKKLAVVYGITPLQMQNIVAGACGPDQMISIEDLRKAARDWYQIEYSGEPPKLIDQKQPRHLRHDALQQTAADSPDAKLIEKLNRISPRELLKDIADGIEPTYADLRIVEDIMLEQKLEPGVMNVLIYYTLLKTDMKLSKTYMQKIASHWVRKKIKTVTAAMKIAKEENRQMTEWAQQKKQRSSYGSGKVIREEKLPEWMKENETNEQKPKKQNDDLSTEDLEREKEKLLDQFKNMKKYNAH; encoded by the coding sequence ATGACAGAGCATTGGAAGGAAGTGCTAGCCGTCGATCCGTATGTCGTCAAAAGCGCTTCTTTGCTCGGTGACATCGATAGACAGCTTATCACTCTTTTATATCAGCCGCTTATTGGCATGTCCGCTTTTAGCTTATACATGACGTTATGGGGAGAACTAGAGCAGAACCGTATATGGGGAAAACCTGCACCTCATCGGCAGCTCATGGTGATGCTACAAACGAATTTAAATGATATTTTTGAAGAACGTTTGAAGCTTGAAGCGATTGGCCTGCTCCGCACATATGAACAAGAAACAGAAGATGGCAGACTGTTTACATATGAGCTCGTGCCGCCGCTAAGGCCTGATGAGTTTTTCCAAGACGGTATGCTGAATGTCCTTTTGTACCATCGTGTAGAAAAAGCGAAATATATGCAGCTTCGTGATTATTTTTCTTATCCAAGTGTGCCTGCAGAAGCAAAGAATATTTCACGGTCGTTTGAAGAAGTCTTTCACGTTTTGCAGCCAAGTGAACGTAAAATGACAGAAGAAATCAATCAGGCTTCATTGCTCGAAAATGGCTATGAATATGTGACAGTGGGGGATGCCCAGTCGGCACCGCTTTCAGATGATTCCTTTGATTTTGATCTTTTGTTAGCTGGCATGTCTGACATGATGATTCCAAGAAAAGCTTTGACGAAGCAAGTGAAAGAAACGATCAAGAAATTAGCCGTTGTATATGGCATCACACCATTGCAAATGCAAAATATCGTAGCGGGTGCTTGTGGTCCCGATCAGATGATCTCCATAGAGGATTTAAGAAAAGCGGCGAGAGACTGGTATCAAATTGAATACAGCGGTGAACCGCCCAAACTCATTGATCAAAAGCAGCCAAGGCATTTACGTCATGATGCTTTGCAACAAACTGCAGCAGATTCGCCTGATGCAAAGCTGATCGAAAAGCTCAATCGCATTTCACCGAGAGAGCTTCTGAAGGATATTGCAGATGGCATTGAGCCGACCTATGCAGACTTAAGAATTGTAGAAGACATCATGCTGGAGCAAAAACTAGAGCCAGGTGTTATGAATGTTCTCATATACTATACACTGCTAAAAACAGATATGAAGCTGTCCAAAACATATATGCAAAAAATTGCTTCGCACTGGGTCAGAAAAAAAATCAAAACGGTCACTGCTGCCATGAAGATTGCCAAAGAAGAGAACAGACAAATGACAGAGTGGGCACAGCAGAAAAAGCAGAGAAGTTCATATGGTTCAGGAAAAGTCATCCGCGAGGAAAAATTGCCTGAATGGATGAAAGAAAATGAAACCAATGAGCAGAAGCCAAAAAAACAAAACGATGATCTGTCAACAGAAGATCTCGAACGAGAGAAAGAAAAACTGTTAGATCAGTTTAAAAATATGAAAAAGTACAATGCACATTAA
- the dnaI gene encoding primosomal protein DnaI has product MKPIGRSFEQLKGRVDFRVRYNQIKESVLSDEDVQAFLKEHQAEIHDDMINRSLNRLFEYVQQSKGCSYCLDGENANTLLDGYHPKLVIKAQSIDIEYAPCPVKLQLDRQKKQQELIKSMYIPQNVLQATFDDLNVVGRQEVIQKVGQFLESYDETGKGKGLYLHGKFGVGKTFILAAIAQQLAVKEYPSLLVYVPEFVRELKNSLADHTLEKKLNMVKSTPILMLDDIGAESMTSWVRDELLGTILQYRMAEQLPTFFSSNFSPSELKHHFTYSQRGEKEEVKAARLMERIIYLAEPVLLEGENRRHL; this is encoded by the coding sequence ATGAAACCGATCGGTCGTTCATTTGAACAGCTAAAAGGGCGTGTCGATTTTCGTGTGAGATACAATCAAATTAAAGAAAGTGTCTTATCTGATGAAGACGTGCAAGCCTTTTTAAAAGAGCATCAAGCAGAGATTCATGATGATATGATCAATCGTAGCTTGAATCGGCTCTTTGAATATGTTCAGCAATCGAAAGGCTGTTCTTACTGCTTAGATGGGGAGAACGCCAATACTCTTTTAGATGGGTATCACCCGAAGCTTGTAATTAAAGCTCAAAGCATTGACATTGAATATGCGCCCTGTCCTGTGAAGCTGCAATTAGACAGACAGAAAAAGCAGCAAGAGCTTATTAAAAGCATGTACATTCCGCAAAATGTACTGCAAGCGACATTCGATGATTTGAACGTCGTCGGAAGACAAGAAGTTATTCAGAAAGTAGGTCAATTCCTTGAAAGCTATGATGAGACTGGCAAGGGAAAAGGCTTATATTTGCACGGTAAGTTTGGGGTAGGGAAAACCTTTATTCTTGCAGCAATTGCTCAGCAGCTAGCCGTGAAAGAATACCCATCCCTTCTTGTATATGTGCCTGAATTTGTAAGGGAGTTAAAAAATTCTTTAGCAGATCATACGCTAGAAAAAAAGCTGAATATGGTCAAGTCGACTCCTATTTTAATGTTGGATGATATTGGGGCAGAGTCCATGACAAGCTGGGTGCGTGATGAATTGCTAGGAACCATCTTACAATATCGTATGGCTGAACAACTACCGACCTTCTTCTCATCCAATTTTTCACCGAGTGAACTTAAGCATCATTTTACGTACTCACAGCGTGGAGAGAAAGAAGAGGTCAAAGCAGCACGTTTAATGGAGCGAATTATCTATTTGGCTGAGCCTGTATTGCTTGAAGGAGAGAATCGTCGTCATTTATAA
- a CDS encoding TVP38/TMEM64 family protein — MNKRKWLFVLVIACLIAALWWVKKQHLQLSPKDMKNWVLQFGMLAPFVFLFLSLFRPFVLVPVTVFSLAAGLSFGSLLGTIYALVGATAGATGSFWLASTFRSNKRESNNRQLKAVRSRIQQHGFIYILFLRIAPIHFDFVSYAAAASRAKYSVFVAATFLGLIPGTIALNVLGSSFVSGNYFALVIVCLIYLIFISVPLILKRKMPDLF, encoded by the coding sequence ATGAACAAAAGAAAATGGCTTTTCGTTCTAGTGATTGCCTGTCTGATTGCTGCGCTATGGTGGGTGAAAAAACAACATCTTCAGTTGTCACCGAAAGATATGAAGAATTGGGTGCTTCAATTTGGAATGCTAGCGCCCTTTGTTTTTCTCTTTTTATCACTCTTTCGTCCGTTTGTTCTTGTCCCTGTAACGGTCTTCTCACTAGCCGCAGGTCTGTCATTCGGCAGCTTACTCGGGACGATTTACGCCTTGGTCGGTGCAACAGCAGGAGCGACAGGGTCCTTTTGGCTTGCTTCTACCTTTCGTTCAAACAAGCGTGAATCGAACAACCGGCAGTTAAAAGCGGTCAGGTCCCGTATTCAGCAGCATGGTTTTATTTATATTTTATTCTTGCGAATTGCACCTATTCATTTTGATTTTGTCAGCTATGCGGCCGCAGCTTCTCGTGCAAAATACAGTGTTTTTGTGGCAGCGACCTTCTTGGGGCTGATTCCAGGTACGATCGCATTGAATGTACTCGGTTCAAGCTTTGTCAGTGGCAACTATTTTGCCTTAGTGATTGTCTGTTTAATTTATCTCATTTTTATCTCTGTACCGCTTATTTTAAAAAGAAAGATGCCTGATTTATTTTAG
- the ytxC gene encoding putative sporulation protein YtxC has product MLEIIFEDEYDTAAFLHLAEHLDSRHHISIQQGNDRLFIKAKESEEALEHIVRPLLLHFFLECKENERMRSILEKTYLFKDPEEQHQILSIAHSIMKGDIDDIPGIHQDPSREALLKKELETISLQQGVFSIGSFMTFRLSEYDQKLKNYVEVAIEEYKMEQEYQNFIQSLRDYVTAKQPKLDKVHVVHQDRLMIWEFRYASERDQKQYIDRQFVREHPMYIDSQLIAPLVSIAPQKIALFTNDTGHSMVQTIQNIFQERVEVFPPHAFKEQNVRFVHDKREKKNEKLS; this is encoded by the coding sequence ATGCTTGAAATAATCTTTGAAGATGAATATGATACCGCCGCTTTTTTACATCTTGCTGAACACTTGGACAGTCGGCATCACATTTCAATTCAACAAGGTAATGACCGGCTTTTCATTAAAGCCAAGGAATCAGAAGAAGCACTTGAGCACATCGTGCGGCCATTACTGCTTCACTTTTTTTTGGAATGCAAAGAAAACGAACGTATGCGTAGCATCCTTGAAAAAACATACTTATTTAAAGATCCGGAAGAGCAGCATCAAATTCTTTCAATCGCCCATAGCATCATGAAGGGGGATATTGATGATATTCCTGGTATTCATCAAGACCCATCAAGAGAAGCTCTTTTAAAGAAGGAGCTAGAGACCATCTCTTTACAGCAGGGTGTTTTTTCAATTGGTTCATTTATGACATTTAGACTCTCGGAGTACGATCAGAAGTTAAAGAATTATGTAGAAGTCGCCATTGAAGAGTACAAAATGGAACAGGAATATCAAAACTTTATCCAATCGCTCCGTGATTATGTGACGGCTAAACAGCCCAAGCTGGACAAAGTGCATGTGGTGCATCAGGACCGCCTGATGATTTGGGAATTTCGCTACGCTTCAGAGCGTGATCAAAAACAATACATAGATAGACAGTTCGTAAGAGAGCATCCAATGTATATTGATTCGCAGCTTATTGCCCCACTTGTATCCATTGCTCCACAAAAAATTGCCCTTTTCACAAATGACACAGGGCATTCCATGGTACAAACCATTCAAAATATTTTTCAAGAAAGGGTGGAGGTTTTTCCGCCCCATGCTTTTAAGGAACAAAATGTTCGCTTCGTACATGACAAAAGGGAAAAGAAAAATGAAAAGCTTTCTTGA
- the thrS gene encoding threonine--tRNA ligase: MSEQIQLTFPDGTVKEFDKTVTTEDIAASISPGLKKKALAGKLNGKEIDLRTPLLESGTLEIITDKSEEALDIMRHSTAHLLAQAIKRIYGKEHHVQLGVGPVIENGFYYDVDLDVAITPEDLPKIEKEMKKIINSNLPIERIEVSKEEAKARFEAIGDELKLELLEAIPEGEVVTIYEQGEFFDLCRGIHVPSTGKIKEFKLLSLAGAYWRGDSNNQMLQRIYGTAFFNKEDLNDYLRLLEEAKERDHRKLGKELKLFANSQKVGQGLPLWLPKGATIRRVIERYIVDKEVRLGYEHVYTPVLASVELYKTSGHWAHYQEDMFPVMEMDNEDLVLRPMNCPHHMMIYKNEPHSYRELPIRIAELGTMHRYEMSGALSGLQRVRGMTLNDAHIFVRPDQIKEEFIRTVRLIEDVYQDFGLNDYTFRLSYRDPEDTEKYFDDDAMWNKAQSMLKDAMDELGHDYYEAEGEAAFYGPKLDVQVKTALGKEETLSTVQLDFLLPERFDLTYIGEDGKHHRPVVIHRGVVSTMERFVAFLIEEYKGALPTWLAPVQFQVIPVSPSVHLGYAKKVQERLQLEGLRVELDSRDEKIGYKIREAQMQKIPYMLVVGDQEAESGAVNVRKYGEQDSETMDLEAFVKHAVAEAKK, from the coding sequence ATGTCAGAACAAATTCAACTTACATTTCCAGACGGAACAGTCAAGGAGTTTGACAAAACAGTGACAACGGAAGACATCGCGGCATCAATTAGCCCGGGCCTAAAGAAAAAAGCGCTTGCCGGTAAATTGAACGGCAAAGAAATAGATTTACGTACGCCGCTATTAGAGAGTGGAACACTTGAGATCATTACGGATAAAAGTGAAGAAGCACTCGATATCATGCGCCACAGTACAGCGCATTTACTGGCACAAGCAATTAAACGTATTTATGGAAAAGAACATCACGTACAATTAGGAGTAGGTCCTGTTATCGAAAATGGTTTTTACTATGATGTCGATCTAGATGTAGCCATCACACCTGAAGATTTACCAAAAATCGAAAAAGAAATGAAGAAAATCATCAACAGCAATCTGCCAATCGAGCGGATTGAAGTATCAAAAGAAGAAGCGAAAGCACGTTTTGAAGCAATTGGTGATGAATTGAAGCTTGAGCTTTTAGAAGCGATTCCAGAAGGGGAAGTCGTGACAATCTATGAGCAAGGAGAGTTCTTTGATTTATGTCGTGGTATTCATGTGCCATCTACTGGGAAAATCAAAGAGTTCAAACTGCTCAGTCTTGCAGGTGCCTACTGGAGAGGTGACAGTAACAATCAAATGCTTCAGCGCATTTACGGTACAGCTTTCTTTAACAAAGAAGATTTAAATGACTATTTGCGCTTGCTTGAAGAAGCAAAAGAACGAGACCACCGTAAACTTGGGAAAGAGCTGAAACTATTTGCCAATTCCCAAAAGGTAGGTCAAGGTCTTCCGCTTTGGCTACCAAAAGGTGCAACCATTCGCCGCGTGATTGAGCGTTACATTGTGGATAAAGAAGTACGTCTTGGATATGAGCATGTGTATACACCAGTCCTTGCGAGTGTTGAATTGTATAAAACATCTGGACACTGGGCGCATTATCAAGAAGATATGTTCCCAGTTATGGAAATGGACAATGAAGATCTCGTCCTTCGTCCAATGAACTGCCCGCACCATATGATGATTTACAAAAATGAACCGCATAGCTATCGTGAATTGCCAATTCGTATTGCAGAGCTTGGGACAATGCACCGCTATGAAATGTCAGGTGCACTATCTGGACTTCAGCGTGTTCGAGGCATGACGTTAAATGATGCGCATATCTTTGTCCGTCCAGATCAAATCAAAGAAGAATTCATTCGCACCGTTCGTTTAATTGAGGATGTGTATCAAGACTTTGGCTTAAATGATTACACATTCCGTTTATCTTATCGTGATCCAGAAGATACGGAGAAGTATTTCGATGATGATGCAATGTGGAATAAAGCACAGTCTATGCTGAAGGATGCAATGGACGAGCTTGGACATGACTATTATGAAGCAGAAGGAGAAGCGGCATTTTATGGACCAAAGCTAGATGTACAGGTCAAAACAGCACTTGGCAAAGAAGAGACGTTGTCAACTGTACAGCTTGACTTTTTGCTCCCTGAGCGATTCGATCTCACTTATATTGGAGAAGATGGTAAGCATCATCGTCCAGTTGTTATTCATAGAGGAGTCGTCTCTACAATGGAACGATTTGTTGCCTTCTTAATAGAAGAATACAAAGGAGCCCTTCCAACATGGCTGGCGCCTGTACAATTTCAAGTCATTCCGGTATCACCATCTGTCCATCTAGGCTATGCGAAAAAAGTACAAGAACGTCTGCAACTTGAAGGTTTACGTGTTGAGCTTGATAGTCGTGATGAAAAAATTGGTTATAAAATTAGAGAAGCGCAGATGCAAAAGATTCCGTACATGCTTGTAGTCGGTGATCAAGAAGCAGAAAGTGGCGCTGTCAACGTAAGAAAATATGGTGAGCAAGATTCAGAAACAATGGATCTTGAAGCTTTTGTGAAACATGCGGTAGCAGAAGCGAAAAAATAA
- a CDS encoding HAD family hydrolase, with protein MKAVFFDLDDTLLWDEKSIHTTFQETCREAEKKYGLDPEMFEHIVREEARKLYSSYETYEYTVMIGINPFEGLWSNFSEPISEGFQKLNALAPEYRKNAWTNGLKKAGIDDEAFGQYLADFFAAERRKHPYVYEETFPVLDRLKESYELLLLTNGDPSLQKEKLAGVPELAPYFNEIVISGDYGKGKPDPGIFEHCLQLLNLTKDDVIMVGDNPKTDILGASRAGIQTVWINRHNKKNETDVTPDYEIKNLHELFDILK; from the coding sequence ATGAAAGCCGTATTTTTTGATTTAGATGATACTTTGCTTTGGGATGAAAAAAGCATTCACACGACTTTTCAGGAAACATGCCGAGAGGCGGAGAAAAAATATGGACTTGATCCAGAAATGTTTGAACATATCGTACGTGAGGAAGCAAGAAAGCTTTACTCTTCCTATGAAACATATGAATATACTGTCATGATCGGAATTAACCCTTTCGAAGGGCTATGGTCAAACTTTAGTGAACCGATTAGCGAAGGCTTTCAAAAGCTGAACGCCCTTGCACCTGAGTATCGTAAAAATGCTTGGACAAACGGCTTAAAAAAAGCAGGAATTGACGATGAAGCATTTGGGCAATACTTGGCCGACTTCTTTGCGGCAGAACGTAGAAAACACCCATATGTCTATGAAGAAACGTTTCCTGTTTTGGATCGTCTAAAAGAAAGCTATGAACTACTCCTTTTAACAAATGGAGACCCTAGTCTTCAAAAGGAAAAGCTTGCGGGTGTACCGGAGCTTGCCCCTTATTTTAATGAAATTGTGATCTCCGGAGATTATGGGAAAGGTAAGCCTGATCCTGGCATCTTTGAGCACTGCCTTCAGCTATTAAACTTAACAAAAGACGACGTCATCATGGTTGGAGATAACCCGAAAACAGATATTCTCGGTGCCTCTCGTGCAGGTATTCAAACCGTTTGGATTAATCGTCATAACAAGAAAAATGAAACAGATGTCACGCCTGATTACGAAATCAAAAACTTACACGAATTGTTCGATATATTAAAGTAG
- the infC gene encoding translation initiation factor IF-3, whose translation MSKDQLVNEGIRAREVRLIGQNGDQLGIKSRQEALEIAAKANLDLVLVAANAKPPVCRIMDYGKFRFEQQKKDKEARKNQKIISLKEVRLSPTIDEHDFNTKLRSAIKFLEKGDKVKASIRFKGRAITHKEIGQRVLDRFSEACAEVATVETKPKMDGRSMFLMLAPKVEK comes from the coding sequence ATTAGCAAAGATCAATTAGTTAATGAAGGTATTCGTGCGCGTGAAGTTCGTTTGATCGGACAAAATGGCGATCAGCTTGGTATTAAATCTCGTCAGGAAGCTCTGGAGATTGCTGCGAAAGCAAATCTTGACCTTGTGTTAGTTGCTGCAAATGCAAAACCACCTGTTTGCCGAATTATGGACTATGGTAAGTTCCGATTCGAACAACAGAAGAAGGACAAAGAGGCACGTAAGAATCAGAAAATCATTAGCTTAAAAGAAGTTCGGTTGAGCCCGACAATTGATGAACATGATTTTAACACAAAGCTTCGTAGTGCAATCAAATTCCTTGAAAAGGGAGATAAAGTGAAAGCTTCTATCCGCTTTAAAGGGCGTGCGATTACGCATAAAGAAATCGGGCAGCGCGTGTTAGACCGTTTCTCTGAAGCTTGTGCTGAAGTAGCAACGGTAGAAACAAAGCCTAAGATGGACGGACGTAGCATGTTCCTTATGCTTGCACCAAAAGTCGAAAAGTAA
- the rpmI gene encoding 50S ribosomal protein L35, which produces MPKMKTHRGSAKRFKKTGSGKLKRSHAYTSHLFANKSTKQKRKLRKSAIVSAGDFKRIKQQLANIK; this is translated from the coding sequence ATGCCAAAAATGAAAACTCACCGCGGATCTGCTAAACGTTTCAAAAAAACAGGTTCCGGTAAACTTAAACGTTCTCATGCGTATACAAGTCACTTGTTCGCAAATAAATCAACTAAGCAAAAACGTAAATTGCGTAAGAGTGCCATCGTAAGTGCTGGAGATTTCAAACGCATCAAACAACAACTTGCAAACATTAAGTAA
- the rplT gene encoding 50S ribosomal protein L20 has translation MPRVKGGTVSRQRRKKVLKLAKGYFGSKHRLYKVANQQVMKSGNYAFRDRRQKKRDFRKLWITRINAAARMNGLSYSRLMHGLKLSGIEVNRKMLADLAVNDLNAFNQLADTAKAQLDK, from the coding sequence ATGCCAAGAGTAAAAGGCGGAACTGTGTCGCGTCAGCGTCGTAAAAAGGTTCTTAAATTAGCAAAAGGTTATTTCGGTTCAAAACATAGATTATACAAAGTAGCAAACCAACAGGTCATGAAATCTGGAAACTACGCTTTCCGTGACCGTCGTCAGAAAAAACGTGACTTCCGTAAACTGTGGATTACTCGTATTAATGCTGCAGCTCGTATGAACGGTCTTTCTTACAGCCGTTTAATGCATGGCTTAAAGCTTTCTGGTATCGAAGTCAACCGCAAAATGCTCGCTGACCTTGCTGTGAATGATCTAAACGCATTCAATCAGCTTGCTGATACTGCAAAGGCACAATTAGACAAGTAA
- a CDS encoding DUF1294 domain-containing protein translates to MILLLMIVNGYSFFLMGEDKRRAKAHKWRISEAHLWCAALLFGAAGSFLGMQYFRHKTKHAAFQIGIPALIVLQSILLGYLYLS, encoded by the coding sequence ATGATACTGCTTCTTATGATCGTCAACGGCTATTCGTTTTTTCTCATGGGAGAGGATAAACGCCGAGCAAAAGCGCATAAATGGCGTATTTCAGAGGCTCACTTATGGTGTGCTGCTCTGCTTTTTGGGGCTGCCGGATCGTTTCTTGGTATGCAGTATTTTCGTCATAAAACAAAGCATGCTGCCTTTCAAATAGGTATTCCTGCTTTAATTGTCCTTCAGTCTATTCTATTAGGGTATCTGTATTTAAGCTGA
- a CDS encoding sigma-w pathway protein ysdB — MFVILIRLALVALLVYIFYMAVKFFSNPRRKLKQAQLKEGFYFMDEQHNARKNFNFVYKGVLFEGEKHVPSKDHPLFVHSIYVWTESPEKLSKFTLEDFEKIEKNIVERYPQTKIDWDQPIKKIKQKKGADTP, encoded by the coding sequence ATGTTTGTAATCCTCATTAGACTTGCTCTTGTTGCACTGCTTGTCTATATTTTCTACATGGCGGTAAAATTCTTTTCAAATCCGAGAAGAAAACTGAAACAAGCACAATTAAAAGAAGGTTTTTATTTTATGGACGAACAACACAATGCACGCAAAAATTTTAATTTCGTCTATAAAGGTGTCTTGTTTGAAGGGGAGAAACATGTTCCTTCTAAAGATCATCCTCTTTTTGTCCACTCCATTTACGTTTGGACGGAGTCGCCTGAGAAGCTGAGTAAATTTACATTAGAAGACTTTGAAAAAATTGAGAAGAACATTGTTGAACGATATCCTCAAACAAAGATTGACTGGGATCAGCCCATCAAAAAAATCAAACAAAAAAAAGGAGCAGACACGCCATAA
- a CDS encoding M42 family metallopeptidase: MTKLDQTLTMLKALTDAKGIPGNERDVKKVMQTYIESYADEVSSDRLGSLIAKKEGNANGPKIMLAGHLDEVGFMVTKIDDKGFIRFQTVGGWWSQVMLAQRVTIVTKKGDITGVIGSKPPHVLSPEARKKPIEVKDMFIDIGASSKEQAMEWGVLPGDQIVPYFEFTVMNDEKLLLAKAWDNRIGCAVAIDVMKNLHKSQHENIAYSVATVQEEVGIRGAKTAASTIQPDIGFAIDVGVAGDTPGITEKEATSKLGKGPTIVVFDASMISHKGLRDFVVETADELKIPYQYDSVPGGGTDAGGIHLTGHGVPSLSIGIPSRYIHTHAAMIHRDDYENAVKLLTEVIKRLDKKTVEHITYGS, from the coding sequence ATGACAAAGCTAGATCAAACGTTAACTATGCTCAAAGCCCTAACGGACGCAAAAGGTATTCCGGGAAATGAACGTGATGTCAAAAAAGTCATGCAGACATACATAGAATCATACGCAGATGAAGTCTCTTCAGACCGCCTTGGCAGCCTCATTGCTAAAAAGGAAGGAAATGCAAACGGCCCTAAAATCATGCTGGCCGGTCACTTAGATGAAGTTGGATTCATGGTGACAAAAATCGATGATAAGGGCTTTATTCGCTTTCAAACGGTCGGCGGCTGGTGGTCACAGGTGATGCTGGCACAGCGTGTGACCATTGTGACAAAGAAAGGGGATATCACAGGCGTTATTGGTTCTAAACCACCACATGTTCTGTCACCAGAAGCACGTAAAAAACCAATAGAAGTCAAGGATATGTTTATTGATATTGGTGCTTCAAGCAAAGAGCAGGCCATGGAGTGGGGTGTACTGCCTGGTGATCAAATCGTTCCTTACTTTGAGTTTACCGTGATGAATGATGAAAAGTTGCTGCTTGCCAAAGCATGGGATAATCGTATAGGCTGTGCTGTTGCCATTGACGTCATGAAGAATTTGCATAAGTCTCAGCATGAGAATATTGCTTACAGTGTTGCAACAGTACAAGAAGAAGTGGGAATACGTGGAGCAAAAACAGCAGCTTCAACCATCCAGCCTGATATTGGATTTGCCATTGATGTCGGTGTAGCAGGAGATACGCCGGGCATCACAGAAAAAGAAGCGACAAGCAAGCTTGGCAAAGGACCAACAATCGTTGTGTTTGACGCTTCTATGATTTCTCATAAAGGGCTGCGTGATTTTGTTGTCGAGACAGCGGATGAATTGAAAATACCTTACCAATATGATTCAGTGCCTGGCGGAGGAACAGATGCTGGCGGTATCCATTTAACAGGTCATGGTGTACCATCTCTTTCAATCGGTATTCCAAGCAGATATATTCATACTCATGCAGCAATGATTCACCGTGATGATTATGAAAACGCAGTGAAGCTTTTAACAGAAGTGATTAAAAGACTTGACAAAAAAACAGTCGAGCATATTACTTACGGCTCTTAA